The following proteins are encoded in a genomic region of Methanoculleus bourgensis MS2:
- the cmk gene encoding (d)CMP kinase — MRITVSGPPGSGTTSLARYLAGKYGLEFISAGEVFRRLAREHDMDLAEFGRLAESDPSVDRMIDARQKEIGEASEKIVVEGRLSGRMIENADLRIWLAASLECRAKRIAGRDGMDEEGALAYTRNRQHSEATRYQTYYDIDISDLSSYDLVLSSETFGVDALGAIVDTAIACLRRQKGRL; from the coding sequence ATGCGGATAACCGTCAGCGGCCCGCCGGGGAGCGGCACCACGTCGCTTGCCCGCTACCTCGCCGGGAAGTACGGGCTTGAGTTTATCTCTGCGGGAGAGGTCTTCCGCAGGCTCGCCCGGGAGCACGATATGGACCTTGCCGAGTTCGGAAGGCTCGCGGAGAGCGATCCCTCAGTTGACCGGATGATCGATGCCAGGCAGAAGGAGATCGGGGAGGCCTCAGAGAAGATCGTCGTCGAGGGGAGGCTCTCGGGCCGGATGATCGAGAACGCTGATCTCAGGATCTGGCTTGCGGCATCGCTTGAGTGCCGGGCAAAACGGATCGCAGGAAGGGATGGGATGGATGAAGAGGGGGCGCTTGCCTACACGAGGAACCGGCAGCACTCGGAGGCCACCCGTTACCAGACCTACTACGATATTGATATCAGCGACCTCTCGTCGTATGACCTTGTTCTTTCGTCAGAGACCTTCGGCGTGGACGCCCTCGGCGCGATCGTGGATACGGCGATCGCGTGTCTCCGGCGGCAGAAGGGCAGGCTCTAG
- a CDS encoding adenylate kinase, which translates to MLNRVIEMGKKVVVTGVPGVGKTTVINGAMERLAAEGIAYKAVNFGTCMFDVACKENLVSDRDEMRKLGKDDQKRLQQAAASEIAAMSADANIIIDTHSSVSTPAGFLAGLPEWVLRKLMPDVVVLVETDPDQILMRRLGDESRVRDMEGARAIAGHQEFNRAIAAAYAMYTGCTVKIVGNENFLLERAIDDLVNVLR; encoded by the coding sequence ATTCTAAACAGAGTGATAGAGATGGGGAAGAAAGTCGTCGTGACGGGGGTTCCCGGTGTCGGGAAGACCACCGTCATCAACGGTGCGATGGAGAGACTTGCGGCCGAGGGCATCGCCTACAAGGCCGTCAACTTCGGCACGTGCATGTTTGATGTGGCCTGTAAGGAGAACCTGGTCTCGGATCGCGATGAGATGCGCAAACTCGGAAAAGATGACCAGAAACGCCTCCAGCAGGCGGCCGCCTCGGAGATCGCTGCCATGAGCGCTGATGCAAACATTATCATCGATACCCACAGCAGTGTCAGCACCCCGGCCGGGTTCCTGGCAGGGTTGCCTGAATGGGTGCTCCGGAAACTGATGCCCGATGTTGTCGTGCTAGTGGAGACCGACCCCGACCAGATCCTGATGCGCCGGCTTGGTGACGAATCCAGAGTCCGCGACATGGAAGGAGCCCGTGCGATCGCCGGACACCAGGAGTTCAACCGCGCCATCGCCGCGGCGTATGCGATGTACACCGGCTGCACCGTCAAGATCGTCGGGAACGAAAACTTCCTGCTTGAACGAGCCATTGATGACCTGGTGAATGTCCTGAGGTAA
- the secY gene encoding preprotein translocase subunit SecY: protein MGDLLDRFEPILAAMPAVRSPEGHVHFKNKLMWTLAILLLYFTLTNIDIFGLSPQSQDIFGLWRALLAGASGSLLHLGIGPIVTASIVLQLLKGAEILQIDTSEARGQVMYMGLQKMLIFVMIIVEALPMVASGLMLPDPSVAAQLFGGNTFVVSLLIFLQLCIGGLLVVLMDEVVTKWGVGSGVGLFIVAGVSQGLVNGFLNWQTGTDPFPIGFFPRLFAIGTSGASFLEYFGTDMLALVTTIIIFLVIVYVESTRIEIPLAHTAVRGARARFPVKLIYASVLPMILVRVLQANIQMIGMLLSNAGITILGEFQEQQPINGLMWYIAPINQPQDWMWWLVDLGHAPWEVMLRMGIDITVMVLGGAIFALFWVKTAGLDSKDVARQIQRSGMHIPGYRRNVQVLEKYLDRYIPRITIIGGAFIGILSVVANLFGVIGAVGGTGLLLAVSITYRLYEEIASQQIMEMYPFMRSFFGKE, encoded by the coding sequence ATGGGAGATCTGCTGGATAGATTTGAACCCATCCTTGCAGCGATGCCTGCAGTCAGAAGTCCTGAGGGGCACGTCCACTTCAAGAACAAGCTGATGTGGACGCTTGCGATCCTGCTCCTCTACTTCACGTTGACAAATATTGATATCTTTGGACTCTCTCCGCAGTCACAGGATATATTCGGACTATGGCGTGCCCTGCTTGCTGGTGCGAGCGGTTCGCTCCTGCATCTCGGTATCGGGCCGATCGTCACCGCGTCGATCGTGCTGCAGCTGCTCAAGGGTGCCGAAATCCTGCAGATCGATACCAGTGAAGCACGCGGCCAGGTCATGTACATGGGCCTGCAGAAGATGCTCATCTTCGTGATGATCATCGTCGAGGCGCTCCCCATGGTCGCGAGCGGGCTGATGTTGCCCGATCCATCGGTAGCGGCACAGTTGTTCGGTGGAAACACGTTCGTGGTCTCGCTCCTGATCTTCCTCCAGCTCTGCATCGGCGGGCTTTTGGTGGTGCTGATGGACGAGGTCGTCACCAAGTGGGGTGTCGGTTCAGGTGTGGGGCTCTTCATCGTTGCGGGAGTCTCCCAGGGTCTGGTGAACGGTTTCCTGAACTGGCAGACGGGCACCGATCCCTTCCCGATCGGGTTCTTCCCGCGGCTGTTCGCCATCGGGACCTCGGGGGCAAGTTTCCTCGAGTATTTCGGGACCGACATGCTGGCCCTCGTCACGACGATCATCATCTTCCTGGTCATCGTCTACGTGGAATCGACCCGTATCGAGATCCCGCTTGCGCATACCGCTGTCCGTGGCGCCCGGGCACGCTTCCCGGTGAAGCTCATCTACGCGAGTGTTCTGCCGATGATCCTGGTCCGTGTCCTGCAGGCAAACATCCAGATGATCGGGATGCTCCTCTCGAACGCCGGGATCACGATCCTCGGTGAGTTCCAGGAACAGCAACCGATCAACGGCCTCATGTGGTACATTGCGCCGATCAACCAGCCACAGGACTGGATGTGGTGGCTCGTCGATCTCGGGCATGCCCCCTGGGAGGTCATGCTGCGGATGGGCATCGATATAACGGTCATGGTGCTCGGGGGCGCGATCTTCGCGCTCTTCTGGGTCAAGACCGCGGGTCTCGACTCGAAGGATGTGGCCCGGCAGATCCAGAGGAGTGGTATGCACATCCCCGGTTACCGCCGGAACGTTCAGGTGCTCGAGAAGTATCTCGACCGCTACATACCAAGGATCACCATCATCGGCGGTGCGTTCATCGGGATCCTCTCGGTCGTCGCGAACCTCTTCGGTGTGATCGGTGCGGTCGGCGGAACGGGTCTGCTGCTGGCGGTGAGTATCACGTACCGGCTCTACGAGGAGATCGCAAGCCAGCAGATCATGGAGATGTACCCGTTCATGCGGTCGTTCTTCGGGAAGGAGTGA
- a CDS encoding DUF106 domain-containing protein: MVDLKKHGPTIALLFTMLVMLSYGIEWVRVTVGSVMDMMLGPFIDVLGVPFFVMILILSSMTGLYSSLVQKYTIDYEKMQEVQAKARVFQKEFREAQLSGDEKRIKKLQGKQERMMQDQLDISKQQFTPMAIILVLTVPIFFWLLFRLPPVGAEMTAASGIVLPFVGAVSLSGVAFWIVPAWILWYMICSLAISQVIRKSLNIGGI; this comes from the coding sequence ATGGTGGACCTGAAGAAGCACGGCCCGACGATCGCGCTCCTCTTTACCATGCTGGTGATGCTCTCCTACGGTATCGAGTGGGTGCGGGTGACGGTCGGTTCGGTGATGGATATGATGCTCGGGCCGTTCATTGATGTCCTCGGCGTGCCGTTCTTTGTCATGATCCTGATCCTCTCCAGCATGACGGGCCTGTACTCCTCGCTTGTCCAGAAGTACACCATCGATTACGAGAAGATGCAGGAGGTGCAGGCGAAGGCGCGGGTCTTCCAGAAGGAGTTCCGGGAGGCCCAGCTCTCCGGGGATGAAAAGCGGATCAAGAAACTCCAGGGGAAGCAGGAGCGGATGATGCAGGACCAGCTCGATATCTCAAAGCAACAGTTTACCCCGATGGCGATCATCCTCGTGCTGACGGTGCCGATCTTCTTCTGGCTCCTCTTCCGGCTCCCGCCGGTCGGGGCTGAGATGACTGCCGCAAGCGGTATCGTGCTGCCCTTCGTTGGGGCTGTCAGCCTCTCGGGGGTTGCATTCTGGATCGTGCCGGCCTGGATTCTCTGGTACATGATCTGTTCGCTTGCCATCAGCCAGGTGATCAGGAAGTCGCTCAATATCGGGGGGATCTGA
- a CDS encoding 50S ribosomal protein L30 has product MYAVVQVRGVVNTNREIKDTLKMLRLHHINHCVLVPDTPAYLGMIRKVKDYVAYGEVDPEILATLLRTRGRLTGDERLTDDYVHAHTPYAGIDEFAAALCSGEASLRDLAEIKPVLRLHPPRKGYKTIKRTFQQGGALGYYGPQINDLLYKMR; this is encoded by the coding sequence ATGTACGCGGTAGTGCAGGTGCGCGGCGTGGTCAACACCAACCGCGAGATCAAGGACACCTTGAAGATGCTCCGTCTGCACCACATCAACCACTGCGTCCTCGTGCCCGATACCCCGGCGTACCTGGGCATGATCCGCAAGGTGAAGGACTATGTGGCGTATGGTGAGGTGGATCCGGAGATCCTGGCCACCCTCCTGCGCACCCGGGGCAGACTGACCGGGGACGAGCGGCTGACCGACGATTACGTCCATGCGCATACCCCGTATGCCGGCATTGACGAGTTTGCGGCTGCGCTCTGCAGCGGGGAGGCAAGTCTCCGCGATCTGGCGGAGATCAAGCCAGTTCTCCGGCTGCACCCCCCGCGAAAGGGCTATAAAACCATCAAGCGAACCTTTCAGCAGGGTGGGGCTCTCGGCTACTATGGCCCCCAGATCAATGATCTCCTCTACAAGATGAGGTGA
- a CDS encoding uL15m family ribosomal protein, translating into MPVNKRSKYRGSRTCGGGTHKNRRGAGNRGGRGRAGQRDHRFSHFYLKGEISNGKHGFVSKVSAPVSALDVGAIDQMAEALLQEGLAAQEGDLIVLDTTELGIDKVLGSGKVTHKLSISARAFSERARAKIEEMGGQVKTV; encoded by the coding sequence ATGCCCGTAAACAAGAGATCTAAATACAGGGGTTCACGGACCTGTGGCGGCGGTACGCACAAGAACCGGCGTGGCGCCGGCAACAGGGGTGGACGGGGTAGAGCCGGGCAGCGGGACCACCGCTTCTCCCACTTCTACCTGAAGGGTGAGATATCCAACGGTAAGCACGGTTTCGTCAGCAAGGTGTCCGCGCCGGTGTCCGCCCTTGATGTCGGTGCGATCGATCAGATGGCCGAGGCACTGCTCCAGGAGGGGCTTGCTGCCCAGGAGGGCGACCTTATCGTTCTCGACACCACTGAACTTGGTATTGACAAAGTGCTCGGTAGCGGGAAAGTTACCCACAAACTGAGTATCTCAGCCCGGGCGTTTTCAGAACGGGCCCGGGCAAAGATTGAGGAGATGGGCGGTCAGGTAAAGACCGTCTAA
- a CDS encoding 30S ribosomal protein S5, with amino-acid sequence MAYVQEEWIPLTGLGRMVAAGEITSIDEVLASGKPIKEPQIVDLLLPDLEDEVLDINMVQRMTDSGRRVKFRTVVVVGNRNGYVGFGQAKDAQVGNAIQKAIADAKVNIIKVRRGCGSWECGCDTGHSIPIEVTGKAGSVRVTLKPAPQGIGLVTGDIPKKLLQLAGIKDVWAFNRGQTRTTINYAKATFEALRQTNIIRIGGAE; translated from the coding sequence ATGGCATACGTACAGGAAGAATGGATTCCGCTCACCGGTCTCGGGCGCATGGTTGCCGCAGGCGAGATCACCAGTATCGATGAGGTGCTCGCGAGCGGCAAACCGATCAAGGAGCCCCAGATCGTCGATCTCCTTCTGCCCGACCTGGAGGACGAGGTGCTGGATATCAACATGGTCCAGCGGATGACGGACTCGGGTCGCCGTGTGAAGTTCCGCACCGTTGTGGTGGTCGGCAACCGGAACGGCTACGTCGGGTTCGGTCAGGCGAAGGATGCCCAGGTCGGCAACGCGATCCAGAAAGCAATAGCAGACGCAAAAGTGAATATCATCAAGGTCCGCCGGGGATGCGGGAGCTGGGAATGCGGTTGTGATACCGGCCACTCGATCCCGATCGAGGTGACCGGCAAGGCAGGCAGTGTCCGGGTGACGCTGAAACCCGCACCGCAGGGGATCGGCCTTGTGACCGGGGATATCCCGAAGAAACTCCTGCAGCTTGCAGGCATCAAGGATGTCTGGGCCTTCAACCGGGGGCAGACCCGGACGACCATCAACTACGCCAAGGCGACGTTCGAGGCGCTCCGGCAGACGAATATCATCCGGATCGGAGGGGCAGAGTGA
- a CDS encoding 50S ribosomal protein L18 has protein sequence MATGPRYFVPFRRRHEGKTDYYKRMSLLSSGMPRMVVRKTNRQIIAQLVVPGDEGDRTLVAAYSTELAGYGYEGSTASTPAAYLTGMLFAVKALNAGYDEGILDIGLARAKPGARVFAALKGAVDGGLEIPYGESILPDEERLKGAHIAGYTPERAGNLVANVEAVALAIKKELV, from the coding sequence ATGGCAACCGGCCCAAGATACTTCGTGCCCTTCCGGAGAAGGCACGAGGGTAAGACTGACTACTACAAGCGGATGTCGCTCCTGTCATCGGGGATGCCCCGGATGGTTGTCCGGAAGACAAACCGGCAGATCATCGCGCAACTGGTCGTTCCCGGGGATGAGGGAGACCGCACCCTGGTGGCCGCGTACTCGACTGAACTTGCAGGGTACGGCTACGAGGGGTCGACCGCGAGCACCCCGGCCGCTTACCTGACCGGGATGCTGTTTGCGGTCAAAGCGCTGAACGCAGGGTATGATGAAGGTATCCTGGATATCGGGCTTGCCCGGGCAAAACCTGGGGCCCGTGTCTTTGCTGCCCTGAAGGGGGCGGTGGACGGGGGTCTCGAGATACCCTACGGCGAGTCGATTCTCCCTGATGAGGAGCGGCTCAAAGGTGCCCATATCGCCGGGTATACCCCTGAACGGGCAGGGAACCTGGTGGCGAATGTAGAGGCTGTGGCTCTGGCCATCAAGAAGGAGCTGGTGTGA